One window of Cupriavidus oxalaticus genomic DNA carries:
- a CDS encoding MbtH family protein — protein sequence MSWDHPDTRFHVVRNEEGQYSIWPDYKPVPAGWKSTGFQGNRDECLTHIDTVWTDMRPLSLQRALAGA from the coding sequence ATGAGCTGGGACCACCCCGACACGCGTTTCCACGTCGTCCGCAATGAAGAAGGCCAGTACTCGATCTGGCCCGACTACAAGCCCGTCCCGGCAGGATGGAAAAGCACCGGATTCCAGGGCAATCGCGACGAGTGCCTGACCCATATCGACACGGTCTGGACCGACATGCGCCCGCTCAGCCTGCAGCGCGCGCTGGCTGGCGCATGA
- a CDS encoding 4'-phosphopantetheinyl transferase family protein: MRLPDFAAPSHGDIHVWHVAADAPVDPTVLSADEHARAAAFRQAADRNRFTAARAALRTLLGGCLALPPAAVPLAANAFGKPVLATAPENPPLHFNVSHSGARAVIALSRAPVGIDIEAWRAGMAWADWRDSAAVACAPDEMHWLAGLAQRQPEHAMLGFLRLWTAKEACSKALGTGLSASPQAVRVAPPGSAGCVPPLARAGAGVWYLHDAGGGSRYVACLATPLAAVRVVQRQYPPRCASANP, translated from the coding sequence ATGCGCTTGCCTGACTTCGCCGCACCGTCGCACGGCGACATCCACGTGTGGCACGTGGCGGCCGATGCGCCGGTGGATCCCACCGTGCTTTCTGCTGACGAGCACGCCCGCGCCGCCGCGTTTCGCCAGGCCGCCGACCGCAACCGCTTTACCGCGGCGCGCGCGGCCTTGCGCACGCTGCTGGGCGGCTGCCTGGCCCTGCCGCCCGCCGCCGTCCCGCTGGCCGCCAACGCCTTCGGCAAGCCCGTGCTGGCCACGGCCCCGGAGAACCCGCCCCTGCACTTCAACGTCAGCCACAGCGGCGCGCGCGCGGTGATCGCGCTGTCGCGCGCGCCGGTCGGCATCGACATCGAAGCCTGGCGTGCCGGCATGGCCTGGGCGGACTGGCGCGACAGCGCCGCCGTCGCCTGCGCGCCCGATGAAATGCACTGGCTTGCCGGGCTGGCGCAGCGGCAGCCGGAGCACGCCATGCTCGGCTTCCTGCGGCTCTGGACCGCCAAGGAAGCGTGCAGCAAGGCGCTCGGCACCGGCCTGTCGGCGTCGCCGCAAGCGGTGCGCGTGGCGCCGCCCGGCAGCGCCGGATGCGTGCCGCCGCTGGCGCGCGCCGGCGCGGGTGTCTGGTATCTGCACGATGCCGGCGGCGGTTCGCGCTATGTGGCATGCCTGGCCACGCCGCTCGCGGCGGTGCGCGTCGTGCAACGGCAATACCCGCCGCGGTGCGCCAGCGCCAACCCTTGA
- a CDS encoding MarR family winged helix-turn-helix transcriptional regulator yields MVNPDKNGAPPTSARAELANRLFFRLYQCANMLHKTGSRAVEAEGLTTQQWAVLGALSRPEAADGMSVGDLARYLMVSRQNLSGLVSRMERDGHVTLAPDGRDRRSRLVRMSEPGREVWLHQAQPKIRQYYEQALDGFSTNDLTHTLHYLLKLLDNMRALDTPDGGDSGPAQD; encoded by the coding sequence ATGGTTAACCCCGACAAAAATGGCGCACCCCCTACCAGCGCCCGCGCGGAACTGGCCAACCGGCTGTTCTTTCGCCTATACCAATGCGCAAATATGTTGCATAAAACCGGGTCGCGAGCGGTCGAAGCCGAAGGCCTGACGACGCAGCAGTGGGCAGTGCTGGGCGCGCTGTCGCGTCCGGAAGCCGCCGATGGCATGAGCGTCGGCGACCTGGCGCGCTACCTGATGGTGAGCCGCCAGAATCTGTCGGGCCTGGTCAGCCGGATGGAACGGGACGGCCACGTGACGCTGGCGCCGGACGGGCGCGACCGCCGCTCGCGGCTGGTGCGGATGAGCGAGCCGGGCCGCGAGGTGTGGCTGCACCAGGCGCAGCCGAAGATCCGGCAGTACTACGAGCAGGCGCTGGACGGGTTCTCGACCAACGACCTGACGCATACGCTGCACTACCTGCTGAAGCTGCTGGACAACATGCGCGCGCTGGATACGCCGGACGGCGGCGATAGCGGCCCGGCGCAGGACTGA
- the aliB gene encoding cyclohexanecarboxyl-CoA dehydrogenase, protein MNPYLDEDLSALAEHARRFADARVAPGYLERDRTRVLDRALMREMGEMGFIAPELPEQYGGQGMGSLAAGVIHEAVARADLSLSYINLLASLNGQILAHHARPEIAGPWLQRLTRGEALLAIALTEPRGGSDAASLRLRMERDGDHYVLNGEKTSISAADQADAAVVFARSGSVEAGARGVSALLVPMDLPGITRNRFDCHGQRAIGRGSIFFENVRVPASHLLGKEGEGFVQVMQGFDFSRALIGLQVLAVAQAALDETWAYVAERQAFGKPLSAFQGVSHPLADFETQVQGARLLCLQTLWLKDRGLPHTAEAAMCKWWAPKLAYDVVHQCLLSFGHGGYDRGVMEQRLRDVLGFQIGDGTAQIMKTIIARTRAGREAVPA, encoded by the coding sequence ATGAATCCCTACCTTGACGAAGACCTGTCGGCGCTGGCCGAACATGCCCGCCGCTTTGCCGACGCCCGCGTCGCGCCCGGCTACCTGGAGCGCGACCGCACCCGCGTGCTCGACCGCGCGCTGATGCGAGAGATGGGCGAGATGGGCTTTATCGCGCCCGAGCTGCCGGAACAATACGGCGGGCAGGGCATGGGCTCGCTCGCGGCCGGTGTGATCCACGAAGCGGTGGCGCGCGCCGACCTGAGCCTGTCGTATATCAACCTGCTGGCCTCGCTGAACGGGCAGATCCTGGCGCATCACGCGCGGCCAGAGATCGCCGGCCCATGGCTGCAGCGCCTGACGCGCGGCGAAGCGCTGCTGGCGATCGCGCTGACCGAGCCGCGCGGCGGCTCGGACGCGGCCAGCCTGCGGCTGCGCATGGAACGCGATGGCGACCACTATGTGCTCAACGGCGAGAAGACCTCGATCTCCGCCGCCGACCAGGCCGATGCCGCGGTGGTGTTCGCACGCAGCGGTTCGGTCGAGGCGGGCGCGCGCGGCGTGTCGGCGCTGCTGGTGCCGATGGACCTCCCGGGCATCACGCGCAACCGCTTCGACTGCCACGGCCAGCGCGCCATCGGACGCGGCTCGATCTTCTTCGAGAACGTGCGCGTGCCGGCGAGCCATCTGCTCGGCAAGGAGGGCGAAGGCTTTGTGCAGGTGATGCAGGGCTTCGATTTCTCGCGCGCGCTGATCGGCCTGCAGGTGCTGGCCGTGGCGCAGGCGGCGCTGGACGAGACCTGGGCCTACGTGGCCGAGCGCCAGGCCTTCGGCAAGCCGCTGTCGGCGTTCCAGGGCGTGTCGCACCCGCTGGCAGACTTCGAGACCCAGGTGCAGGGCGCGCGCCTGCTGTGTTTGCAGACGCTGTGGCTGAAGGACCGCGGCCTGCCGCATACCGCCGAAGCCGCCATGTGCAAGTGGTGGGCGCCCAAGCTGGCGTACGACGTGGTGCACCAGTGCCTGCTGTCGTTCGGCCACGGCGGCTATGACCGCGGCGTGATGGAGCAGCGCCTGCGCGACGTGCTCGGCTTCCAGATCGGCGACGGCACCGCGCAGATCATGAAGACCATCATCGCGCGCACACGCGCGGGGCGCGAAGCGGTACCGGCCTGA
- the badI gene encoding 2-ketocyclohexanecarboxyl-CoA hydrolase, which produces MQYEDIRYEVRNGAAWIIINRPEKMNAFRGRTCDELIHAINRAGYDREIGAIVLAGAGEKAFCTGGDQSAHEGQYDGRGTIGLPMEELHNAIRDVPKPVIARVQGYAIGGGNVLCTICDFTIASDKAVFGQVGPRVGSVDPGYGTAFLARVVGEKKAREIWYLCRRYPAAEALAMGLVNAVVPHEQLDAEVQKWCDEILEKSPTAIAIAKRSFNMDTAHQGGIAGMGMYALKLYYDTEESREGVRAFQEKRKPDFRKYAK; this is translated from the coding sequence ATGCAATACGAAGACATCCGCTATGAAGTGCGCAACGGCGCGGCCTGGATCATCATCAACCGCCCGGAAAAGATGAACGCCTTCCGCGGCCGCACCTGCGACGAACTGATCCACGCCATCAACCGCGCCGGCTATGACCGCGAGATCGGCGCCATCGTGCTGGCAGGCGCCGGCGAGAAGGCCTTCTGCACCGGCGGCGACCAGTCCGCGCATGAAGGCCAGTACGACGGCCGCGGCACCATCGGCCTGCCGATGGAAGAGCTGCACAACGCCATCCGCGACGTGCCCAAGCCGGTGATCGCGCGCGTGCAGGGCTATGCCATCGGCGGCGGCAACGTGCTGTGCACGATCTGCGATTTCACCATCGCCTCGGACAAGGCGGTGTTCGGGCAGGTTGGCCCGCGTGTCGGCTCGGTCGATCCCGGCTATGGCACTGCGTTCCTGGCTCGCGTGGTCGGCGAGAAGAAGGCGCGCGAGATCTGGTACCTGTGCCGCCGCTATCCCGCCGCCGAGGCGCTGGCGATGGGGCTGGTCAATGCCGTGGTGCCGCACGAGCAGCTCGACGCCGAAGTGCAGAAGTGGTGCGACGAGATCCTGGAAAAGAGCCCGACCGCGATCGCCATCGCCAAGCGCTCGTTCAATATGGACACCGCGCACCAGGGCGGCATCGCCGGCATGGGCATGTACGCGCTCAAGCTCTACTACGACACCGAGGAATCGCGCGAGGGCGTGCGCGCCTTCCAGGAAAAGCGCAAGCCTGACTTCCGCAAGTACGCGAAGTGA
- the badH gene encoding 2-hydroxycyclohexanecarboxyl-CoA dehydrogenase, with product MQGLEGKTVIVTGGGGGIGGATCLRFARAGAAVGVLDLNPEAGERVAAQIRDAGGRALSVRCDITDRASVDAAVAAVEQELGPIDVLVNNAGWDVFRPFVKTEPAQWERLIAINLTGALHMHHAVLPGMVARKRGRIVNIASDAARVGSSGEAVYAACKGGLVSFSKTIAREHARHGITVNVVCPGPTETALFEDYKQGAGNPEKLVEAFTRSIPLGRIGQPDDLPGAVLFFAGDDASFITGQVLSVSGGLTMNG from the coding sequence GTGCAAGGACTCGAAGGCAAGACGGTCATCGTGACCGGCGGTGGTGGCGGTATCGGCGGCGCAACCTGTTTGCGCTTTGCGCGCGCCGGGGCGGCGGTCGGCGTGCTCGACCTGAACCCGGAGGCAGGCGAACGCGTGGCGGCGCAGATCCGCGATGCCGGCGGCCGCGCATTGTCCGTGCGCTGCGACATTACCGATCGCGCCAGCGTCGACGCCGCGGTGGCTGCGGTGGAGCAGGAGCTGGGCCCGATCGACGTGCTGGTCAACAACGCCGGCTGGGACGTGTTCCGCCCGTTCGTCAAGACCGAGCCGGCGCAGTGGGAGCGGCTGATCGCCATCAACCTGACCGGCGCGCTGCATATGCACCACGCAGTGCTGCCCGGCATGGTGGCGCGCAAGCGCGGACGCATCGTCAATATCGCCTCCGATGCCGCGCGCGTGGGGTCTTCCGGCGAAGCGGTGTATGCCGCGTGCAAGGGCGGGCTGGTGTCGTTCTCCAAGACTATCGCGCGCGAGCATGCGCGCCACGGCATCACCGTGAACGTGGTGTGCCCGGGGCCGACCGAGACCGCGCTGTTCGAAGACTACAAGCAGGGCGCGGGCAACCCCGAAAAGCTGGTGGAAGCCTTCACCCGCTCGATCCCGCTGGGCCGCATCGGCCAGCCCGACGACCTGCCCGGCGCGGTGCTGTTCTTTGCCGGCGACGACGCGTCGTTCATCACCGGACAGGTGCTGAGCGTGTCGGGCGGCCTGACCATGAACGGCTGA
- the aliA gene encoding cyclohexanecarboxylate-CoA ligase: MDFDAVLIAPRRAASIAAGHWQDRTINDYLAECVRERPDAPALTALSIDRQHVTRFTWQQLERMADRVAVGLSRLGIVAGDVVSCQLPNGWHLSVLYLACARLGAVLNPVMPIFRERELSFMLAHARSKVVVVPKLFRGFDHAQMLRGLREGLPALRHIVVVDADGDDSFEALLSGPSWEDAADAATILQCSRPGPDDVTQLIYTSGTTGEPKGVMHTANTLFSNIVAYAGRLHLTGDDVVLMASPMAHQTGFMYGLMMPVVLGAHAVLQDIWDPARAAALIRDEGVTFTMGSTPFLTDLARVVAESGAPVPSLRIFLCAGAPIPGALVEQARQALGAKIVSAWGMTENGAVTTTLPEDSDERASTTDGRPLPGVAIRVVDGTDTDVPVGETGRLLVRACSNFGGYLKRPQLNGTDGDGWFDTGDLARLDAEGYLRIAGRSKDVIIRGGENIPVLEVETLLYRHPAVAQVAIVAYPDERLGERACAFVVPRAGHDFDHAAMVEWLKGQKMALQYIPEKLVVRDALPATPAGKIQKFRLRDLLRDAL, encoded by the coding sequence ATGGATTTCGACGCCGTACTGATCGCGCCGCGCCGTGCCGCCAGCATTGCCGCCGGGCACTGGCAGGACCGTACCATCAACGACTATCTTGCCGAGTGCGTACGTGAGCGGCCCGACGCCCCCGCGTTGACCGCGCTCAGCATCGATCGTCAACACGTGACGCGCTTCACCTGGCAGCAGCTGGAGCGCATGGCCGACCGCGTGGCGGTGGGCCTTTCCCGCCTCGGCATCGTGGCCGGCGACGTGGTCTCATGCCAGCTGCCCAACGGCTGGCACCTGAGCGTGCTGTACCTGGCCTGCGCGCGCCTGGGCGCGGTGCTCAACCCGGTCATGCCGATCTTCCGCGAGCGCGAGCTGTCGTTCATGCTGGCGCACGCCCGGAGCAAGGTGGTGGTGGTGCCGAAGTTGTTCCGCGGCTTCGACCATGCGCAGATGCTGCGGGGTTTGCGTGAAGGGTTGCCTGCGCTGCGCCATATCGTCGTGGTGGATGCCGACGGCGACGACAGCTTCGAGGCGCTGCTGAGCGGCCCGTCCTGGGAAGACGCAGCCGATGCCGCCACCATCCTGCAGTGCAGCCGCCCGGGCCCGGACGACGTCACGCAGCTGATCTACACCTCCGGCACCACCGGCGAGCCCAAGGGCGTGATGCATACCGCGAACACGCTGTTCTCCAACATCGTCGCCTATGCCGGCCGGCTGCATCTCACCGGCGACGACGTGGTGCTGATGGCGTCGCCGATGGCACACCAGACCGGCTTCATGTACGGCCTGATGATGCCGGTGGTGCTGGGCGCGCATGCGGTGCTGCAGGACATCTGGGACCCGGCCCGCGCCGCCGCGCTGATCCGCGACGAGGGCGTGACCTTCACCATGGGCTCCACGCCTTTCCTCACGGACCTGGCGCGCGTGGTGGCCGAGTCCGGCGCGCCGGTGCCGAGCCTGCGCATCTTCCTGTGCGCGGGCGCGCCGATTCCGGGTGCGCTGGTCGAGCAGGCACGGCAGGCGCTGGGCGCGAAGATCGTATCGGCATGGGGCATGACCGAGAACGGCGCGGTCACCACGACGCTGCCGGAGGACAGCGACGAACGCGCGTCCACCACCGACGGCCGCCCGCTGCCCGGCGTGGCGATCCGGGTGGTCGATGGCACCGACACGGACGTGCCTGTCGGCGAGACCGGCCGGCTGCTGGTGCGCGCCTGCTCCAATTTCGGCGGCTACCTGAAGCGCCCGCAGCTGAACGGCACCGATGGCGATGGCTGGTTCGACACCGGCGACCTGGCCCGGCTCGATGCCGAGGGGTACCTGCGCATCGCCGGCCGCAGCAAGGACGTGATCATCCGCGGCGGCGAGAACATCCCCGTGCTGGAGGTCGAGACCTTGCTGTACCGCCATCCCGCGGTGGCGCAGGTGGCGATCGTCGCCTATCCCGACGAACGGCTGGGCGAGCGTGCCTGTGCCTTCGTGGTGCCGCGCGCCGGGCATGACTTCGATCACGCGGCGATGGTGGAATGGCTCAAGGGGCAGAAGATGGCGCTGCAGTACATCCCGGAAAAGCTTGTCGTGCGCGATGCGTTGCCGGCGACGCCGGCGGGGAAGATCCAGAAATTCAGGCTGCGCGATCTGTTGCGGGATGCGCTGTAG
- a CDS encoding thioesterase II family protein, which yields MSAPQPGRERWFAVMPGRAGDATNAEATRVRLYCLPYAGAGHTAYHGWRDALPAQVELAPVYLPGRGMRTAEAHAASIEELAAALAAAIARAARTEAPRFALFGHSMGALLGFETARVLETVHGLAPTALVVSGRGAPALPSARPPFSTLPDGAFADVIAGMGGMPAEIRETPEALAFFLPVLRADIALCERWRYVRGPRLGCPITVLGGQDDVHAPPATLAAWRDETLHDCRQQVFAGGHFFLHDAAPAVLDAVAQAVLGTAPLSGEAGHALA from the coding sequence ATGAGCGCGCCGCAGCCTGGGCGCGAGCGCTGGTTTGCCGTGATGCCCGGACGGGCAGGCGATGCCACGAATGCAGAGGCTACGCGCGTGCGCCTGTACTGCCTGCCCTATGCGGGCGCCGGCCATACCGCGTACCACGGGTGGCGCGACGCGCTGCCCGCGCAGGTGGAGCTGGCGCCGGTATACCTGCCCGGACGCGGCATGCGCACGGCCGAGGCGCATGCGGCTTCGATCGAGGAACTGGCCGCGGCGCTGGCGGCGGCGATCGCACGCGCGGCGCGCACCGAGGCGCCGCGCTTTGCGCTGTTCGGGCACAGCATGGGCGCCCTGCTCGGCTTCGAAACCGCGCGCGTGCTCGAAACCGTGCACGGCCTTGCGCCCACGGCGCTGGTTGTGTCCGGACGAGGCGCGCCGGCGCTGCCGTCGGCGCGGCCGCCGTTCAGCACGCTGCCTGACGGCGCCTTCGCCGACGTCATCGCGGGGATGGGCGGCATGCCGGCCGAGATCCGCGAAACCCCGGAAGCACTGGCGTTCTTCCTGCCGGTGCTGCGTGCCGACATCGCGCTGTGCGAGCGCTGGCGCTACGTCCGCGGCCCGCGCCTGGGCTGCCCGATCACCGTGCTGGGCGGCCAGGACGATGTCCACGCGCCGCCCGCCACGCTGGCAGCCTGGCGCGACGAAACCCTGCACGATTGCCGCCAGCAGGTCTTCGCGGGTGGGCACTTCTTCCTGCACGACGCGGCGCCCGCGGTGCTGGATGCCGTTGCGCAGGCAGTGCTTGGCACCGCGCCGCTCAGCGGAGAAGCCGGCCATGCGCTTGCCTGA
- a CDS encoding GYD domain-containing protein, with protein sequence MTRYIVLASFTDQGIRAVKDTTKRAAAVREMGARFGVQMKDIFWTLGKYDIVLTVEAQDDASMTAFGLAVGALGNVRTQTLRAFNVDEMQAILGKMS encoded by the coding sequence ATGACCCGCTACATCGTGCTAGCCAGCTTCACCGACCAGGGCATCCGCGCCGTCAAGGACACCACCAAGCGCGCCGCCGCGGTGCGCGAGATGGGCGCGCGTTTCGGGGTGCAGATGAAAGACATCTTCTGGACACTGGGCAAATACGACATCGTGCTGACTGTCGAGGCCCAGGATGATGCCAGCATGACCGCCTTCGGCCTGGCGGTCGGCGCGCTGGGCAACGTGCGCACGCAGACGCTGCGGGCATTCAATGTCGACGAAATGCAGGCGATCCTCGGCAAGATGAGTTGA
- a CDS encoding DUF2188 domain-containing protein, producing the protein MPGKNIHVVPTHNGWAVEAEGRSGNQQRFTSMDHAIATGMEKARRAKVELLIHGRDHRIMERSSFGNAPGDLDG; encoded by the coding sequence ATGCCAGGCAAGAATATCCACGTCGTGCCTACCCATAACGGCTGGGCGGTCGAAGCGGAAGGACGCTCCGGCAACCAGCAGCGATTCACTTCGATGGATCATGCGATCGCTACCGGCATGGAGAAAGCCAGGCGCGCAAAGGTTGAGTTGCTGATCCACGGCAGGGATCACCGGATCATGGAGCGAAGCTCATTTGGAAACGCTCCTGGCGACCTCGACGGGTAG
- a CDS encoding diaminobutyrate--2-oxoglutarate transaminase — MTPPSLATLAHGQPAPFSAGAFARQAPIRLDDNAYLQRQCARESNARSYPRRIPLALEQGYGVYLRDTSGQLFIDCLAGAGTLALGHNHPAVVRALRDTLDSGLPLHTLDLATPVKDRFIDDLFGLLPDEFAARARIQFCGPTGADGIEAALKLAKTATGRHTVLSFAGGYHGMTHGTLALMGNLGPKAPLGALGASVQFLPYPYDYRCPFGLRGEAGIDAGLRYIGQMLSDPESGVLPPAAVVVEAVQGEGGVIPAPARWLRELRRITRERGIALVLDEVQTGLGRTGHTFAFEHAGIVPDVLVLSKAIGGGLPMSVVIYDGALDAWQPGAHAGTFRGNQLAMAAGSATIRTIAAQGLVAHAEGMGQRLATRLRELQSDFAAIGEVRGRGLMLGVELVDERADPDVVGAYPADGDFARTMQRECLQRGLIVELGGRHGATVRFLPPLVIDEAEVDLVGELFGEALGAATRELR, encoded by the coding sequence ATGACGCCTCCCTCGCTCGCCACGCTCGCCCATGGCCAACCCGCGCCGTTCTCGGCCGGCGCCTTTGCCCGGCAAGCGCCGATCCGGCTCGACGACAATGCCTACCTGCAGCGCCAGTGCGCCCGCGAATCCAACGCCCGCTCGTATCCGCGCCGCATCCCGCTGGCGCTGGAACAGGGCTACGGCGTGTACCTGCGCGACACCAGCGGCCAGCTCTTCATCGACTGCCTGGCGGGTGCCGGCACGCTCGCGCTCGGCCACAACCACCCGGCGGTGGTGCGCGCGCTGCGCGACACGCTCGACAGCGGCCTGCCGCTGCATACGCTGGACCTGGCCACGCCGGTCAAGGACCGCTTTATCGACGACCTGTTCGGCCTGCTGCCGGACGAGTTCGCCGCGCGCGCGCGCATCCAGTTCTGCGGCCCGACCGGTGCCGACGGCATCGAAGCCGCGCTCAAGCTGGCCAAGACCGCCACCGGCCGCCACACCGTGCTGAGCTTCGCCGGCGGCTACCATGGCATGACCCACGGCACGCTGGCGCTGATGGGCAACCTGGGGCCCAAGGCGCCGCTGGGCGCGCTCGGCGCCAGCGTGCAGTTCCTGCCTTATCCGTATGACTACCGCTGCCCCTTCGGCCTGCGCGGCGAAGCCGGCATCGATGCCGGGCTGCGCTATATCGGGCAGATGCTGTCCGATCCCGAGTCCGGCGTGTTGCCGCCGGCAGCGGTGGTGGTAGAAGCGGTGCAAGGCGAAGGCGGCGTGATTCCCGCGCCGGCACGCTGGCTGCGCGAACTGCGCCGCATCACGCGCGAGCGAGGCATCGCGCTGGTGCTGGACGAAGTGCAGACCGGGCTGGGCCGCACCGGGCACACCTTCGCGTTCGAGCATGCCGGCATCGTGCCGGACGTGCTGGTGCTGTCCAAGGCGATCGGCGGCGGGCTGCCGATGTCGGTGGTGATCTACGACGGCGCGCTCGACGCCTGGCAGCCGGGCGCGCATGCCGGGACCTTCCGCGGCAACCAGCTGGCGATGGCGGCGGGCTCGGCCACCATCCGCACTATCGCTGCGCAAGGGCTGGTGGCGCATGCCGAGGGCATGGGGCAGCGGCTCGCGACACGGTTGCGCGAGCTGCAGTCGGACTTCGCCGCAATTGGCGAGGTGCGTGGGCGCGGGCTGATGCTTGGGGTGGAGCTGGTGGATGAGCGTGCCGACCCTGACGTGGTCGGCGCGTACCCCGCCGATGGCGACTTCGCGCGTACCATGCAGCGCGAATGCCTGCAGCGCGGGCTGATCGTCGAGCTGGGCGGGCGCCATGGGGCGACGGTGCGGTTCCTGCCGCCGCTGGTCATTGACGAGGCTGAGGTGGATCTGGTGGGTGAGTTGTTTGGCGAGGCGCTTGGCGCGGCAACGCGGGAGTTACGGTAA